Below is a window of Candidatus Methylomirabilota bacterium DNA.
AGACCGCAGGGAAGCGCCAGGCGTGGGTCAACGACGCGTTCGACAAGGAGCTCGAGCAAGGCCGCGACACGCGCGACACCAAGAAGCGCATGGCGCACTACGCGAAGGCCGAGGAGATCATGCAGAGCGACGCCGGCTACGTCCCGGTCGCGTGGGTCGTGCGCTACGCCGCGGCGAAGCCGACGGTCCGCGGCCTCGAGAAGAACCGGCAGGGCGAGCTCGTCGTGGACGGCAACATCTACGTGGACATGCTGTCGCACCTCTACATGGTCGAGAAGGCCTGACGGCCGGACCGTCGGATCAGGGGGACTTCGGGTACGAGGTCAGCCGGCGGACGAGATACGACAGGCGCTCGAAGTGGTCCTCGGTCAGGTTGAGGAAGTAGAACACGTAGCCGTCGGAATCGATCCGGAGCAGGATCGACGTGGCCTGGAAGCTCTGGTCCTCCCCGGGCGCCATGAACGAGAGCTCGACCGTGGGACCCGGTCGGGTCATGGTGCCGGGCAGGACCTTCACGGCCTCGAAGCTCAGGTCCACGGTCGTCGTCTGCCATTCCCTGCCATCGCGCTCGCGGACGCGAACGGGAAGCGCGACGCTCGCCCGCGGATTCCGGCGCCGGTCGACCTGCCGCTCGGGCTGCTCGAACCACTCGAGGAGGTCGTGCAGCTGCTCGAACGGCACGGGCTTCGCGAGGAACTTGACCGCGCCGAGTGCGAGGCACTCCTGCGCCTGGCTCTCGGTCGCGATCCCCGACACGACGACGATCGGGATACCGGTGTGGCGGACCAGCGGGAGCCGCAGGAAGTCGAGGCCGCTCATGCGCGGTAGCCTGTAGTCGAGCAGGATCAGATCGGGGCGAGCCCCTTCCTCGAGCCGGACCAGCGCGTCCTCCGCCGACCTGACGGCCTCGGCCTCATGGCCGAGCTCGCCGCACAGGTCTCGCAGGACCTCGCCAACCGTCCGATCGTCCTCGACGATGAGTACCCGCATATTCGGTAGCCTTTGGCGGGGACTTGGACGCAAGACCGATACCACCGAATTTTCGGAAGCCTCACCGAGACGAACGCTTGTAAGGTCGCGGGTTTCTGGAACGGCGGCGAGCGCCCGGAAGGCGGCCGAGGCGGCCAGATTCTTGCCGGTGACTAGAAACCGGCCGTCAAGGACAGATCAGGCGGGGAGGTCCGGCGGCTCGCGGCGATCGGTCCCCGCCACCGCCTCGGCGACCATCCGGGCCAGGTCATCCACATCGAAGGGCTTGACGAGGTGGCCGTACGCGCCGATCTGGCGCGTCTCGCTGAGGAGCACGGGATCATCGTCGGCGGTCACGATGATCACGGGGATCGTGGGATCCATCGAGCGGATGCGCTTCAAGACGTCCACGCCGTGGATCCCGCTCATGCGGACGTCCAGCAGCACGACGTCCGGCCGCGCGAGCGCGATCGCCATGAGCGCGTCGGCACCGTGCAGCGCGCGGTCCACGTCGTAACCGGACGTGACGAGGAATTTCCCCACGAACTCGACGAACTCGGCCTCGTCGTCGACGATCAGCACCTTCGCGCCTGTGGCGGTCACCGACTCGCGACTCTATCGCGGCGGCGCCCTTGCTTCAATCAGGCGTTTCCCTAGCTAGGCGGTTTCCGGAGCTGTGAACGGAGCTACAGAGCGGCGCGGGAAGTGGTGGGCCCTAGAGGATTCGAACCTCTGGCCTTCGGATTCGTAGTCCTGTG
It encodes the following:
- a CDS encoding response regulator; its protein translation is MRVLIVEDDRTVGEVLRDLCGELGHEAEAVRSAEDALVRLEEGARPDLILLDYRLPRMSGLDFLRLPLVRHTGIPIVVVSGIATESQAQECLALGAVKFLAKPVPFEQLHDLLEWFEQPERQVDRRRNPRASVALPVRVRERDGREWQTTTVDLSFEAVKVLPGTMTRPGPTVELSFMAPGEDQSFQATSILLRIDSDGYVFYFLNLTEDHFERLSYLVRRLTSYPKSP
- a CDS encoding response regulator; amino-acid sequence: MTATGAKVLIVDDEAEFVEFVGKFLVTSGYDVDRALHGADALMAIALARPDVVLLDVRMSGIHGVDVLKRIRSMDPTIPVIIVTADDDPVLLSETRQIGAYGHLVKPFDVDDLARMVAEAVAGTDRREPPDLPA